The following is a genomic window from Synechococcus sp. MW101C3.
TCTTCTCGATCCTGAACAATGCCCAGAGGAAACATCTGGAGCAAACCTGGGAACTTGATTGCTCCTATGCGCTACGAGGTCTGGCCCGTTTTCGTGTGAATGTCTACAGCCAACGTGGCACCTACGCGGCCTGCCTACGAGCACTCAGCAGCAAGATACCCACCCCTGAGGACCTCCGCCTGCCCGAGGTGGTTGTGGACATTACGGACAGGCCCTCAGGGCTCGTGCTTGTGACGGGACCTACCGGATCCGGCAAAAGCACCACCCTGGCCAGCCTCCTGGATCACATCAATCGCACCAAGGCCTTGCATGTGATCACGATTGAAGATCCAATTGAGTTTACCTATCGAAACAATCTCAGCCTGGTGCATCAGCGCCAGCTGAACGACGACACCAAGAGCTTCAGCAACGCCCTACGTGCCGCTCTGCGAGAAGACCCTGATGTGATTCTGGTTGGTGAGATGCGCGACCTGGAAACGATCCAGCTGGCGATCACGGCCGCAGAAACCGGCCATCTGGTTTTTGCCACCCTGCATACGAGCTCCGCCGCTCAAACAGTCGATCGGATGGTGGATGTGTTTCCCGCCAACCAGCAGACTCAG
Proteins encoded in this region:
- a CDS encoding type IV pilus twitching motility protein PilT, with the translated sequence MELVIEDFMRELVEARGSDLHLAAGQRPYGRFNGELRPMHEEILTEETCNRLIFSILNNAQRKHLEQTWELDCSYALRGLARFRVNVYSQRGTYAACLRALSSKIPTPEDLRLPEVVVDITDRPSGLVLVTGPTGSGKSTTLASLLDHINRTKALHVITIEDPIEFTYRNNLSLVHQRQLNDDTKSFSNALRAALREDPDVILVGEMRDLETIQLAITAAETGHLVFATLHTSSAAQTVDRMVDVFPANQQTQVRAQLSGSLAAIFAQTLCKRLNPDQHSWGRVMAQEIMINTPAIANLIREGKTAQVYSQIQTGAQLSMQTMEKALSELVMHGEISLEEARSKSVKPEELNRLLSTLS